The genomic stretch TCGGCGCGCGATATTGTCCAGTTTACTCGATCGAACACGATTCCTATGTTCAGAAGACAACGAGATTGACAAATGGATGCTTTAATAATGCAGGGGACCCTATTAGACTGTTTAGTTTCTTGCAAACTAGTTATCTGCTACCACGAGGTCGTCTTTTAGATAAAAGTGTCGTAGAGTCATTTCAGTGAGATGCGCCATATGGAGAGTTTCGAGTGACATAAATCACACGCGATGCGTCTACCATATCTCTGGGTTCTACTGCTCGCCTGCAGTTTGTACTATATACATGAATACATTTTATCTTGCACGACAGCTCCATTTGAGTTGCCGCTAGATTTCTTCATCATACTCGTGGTCAACCGAGTCACCAAGAAGGAGTGGCAACTTGCCAGAAAAGTAATATGTCAATGAGGAGCTACTTTCGCGGTATTTCCCTGAAAGGAAACACGGAAATAAAGCGTGGCCTCACCGTTGTACAGAAGATCGATAGGCCGGACAAGGTCCTCAGAGCTTGTTCGGGTATTAACGTAGTCGCCGAACTTGTATCCTTCAGGTGGCAGCGGGTGGCGACAGATATCTACTGTGACGAAGCTGTCAGCATATTCTTCTTGAATAAGGAATAACAGCTCTTCCAAGTTTTGCATAGCCGCGACATGGCCTGCGAGGTATTGAGTGGTCTCGGGGAAAATGAATGTTATGAACACGGGTTCCTGAGCGACTGCCCGCATTCTCGTGTCTTGCATGGCGCCAACGAAAACGCGGCGAACATCCGAAAAAGGCAAAGCCTCTAGGCGCTCCTGCAGAAACTTTGGTTTCTCTGGCAGTTCCGGATTCCATCCAATCACCACCGCATGCACAGGCTCCGCATCCCTCTCGTGGAGCGTGTAGACGGATGGATTCGCTGCCGTCACTTCAAGCTCATAGTTCATCGCCGAAATGTAGTGGGTAATCAGAATAACCCAGTTCATACGAGCCGCGTTGCCGCCACACTTGACTGTCTAAACACATGCATGgaaacacacaaacacgcAACGCCCAGGATGTCGGCAACCCATGGCCCCGCCTGCTTCAATGACCATCATGGGCACTGCCATCGATAGAAAGCCTATTCTCTGCCTCTCTACGAAAACGAAGTTTCTGTCAGCGGGAGGAGGCTTGTAAACAGGATCCCCAACGGTTCGCGCGTGGTAGCAGCACCGCGTAACAGTATATGAAGAGGcactgctgcggctcgccatGGCGTCGACGGAGGGGTCAAGTCCGTGTGTTGAGGATACAGGGTCGATCGCCGCAGAAGCAATCAAGACACGTGCTGATGCTCGGCGTTTGGGCACACCTCGCTTGCCATTGGTTTCCTACAAACCGCCGCTATTCTGAAGGGTCGTAGCTCTCTACCAATACAGAAACCCGGTGATTTGGTTCGCAGGAAATCCCAGAGAAACACGAAGCGTAGCTCCGTGTGACTTACTGTGGCGTGGTTAACAAGAGTCCTCAGCTGATTGAAGACGTCCCAGGCTCCGCTGTCAGGAGAAATGCTGCAAAGAGTGTAGAAACTAGAACACATGCTACCGGTAGTCCACCGCGCGGGTGACGCCCCTCTGGTTCGCCTGCGACATGGACGCGCTCTACACCCTCGAAAAAATTGCAAGCGAGCTCACCTGTCATCCGAGAAGTCAGACTCAGCCAGAGGAGTCTCTGTGTCCCACGCGACTGCTTTACTCGCATGGGTCCAAGAATAGACAGAACAGAACACGTTCTTGTCTTTTCGGCAGAGAGTGCCCGTTTTGGGATCTCGTATCTTCCTGGCGATGAAGCGCTTGAACGCGTTCATAGCCTCCTCGCTCAAAGCCACTTCGTCGACGAGAATATGCACATGAATGCGAGCACTTGGATGAGTCCACTTGGCATCCTTCATTTCTCCAGTGTCTCTCGTTGCCACGTGGACCGACATCGGGTTTCGATGAGCCGGGGCGTCCTTGCGCAtggctggcgggcgcgggaggcctGCCTCGTCCCGCGTAGCGAAGTTGTAGTACAcagacgctgcagccagCGTGGGCGAAGAGGGAAGTAAGCTCGGCTGCTTCATCAGGTTGAGGTTATGAGGAGGGTCAAGCCGATTCAAGTCCGTTAAGACGGACGTGACATCTGCTGCTGGGCCTTTGACTGTGGAACATGTTCCGCTACCGCCATGCTGGGCGAGGTTTTCCATGGCTTGACGCAGCGGTGCCCTTCCGGTCGCGCGCTGGTCTGGACGATTAGGTCTGAGAGAGGTTAGAAAAGGGTCACCGCAAGGAAACGAACATCGAGACGAGCCAGAACGGTGTTTTAGCTCAGGAggtcgctgcgctcgccgtAGACAGTGTCTGTTGGCCCTGCTGAAAATTTCGTGGACGGCATCGTCTAAAGGAAGCCTTCTAGCGGGGCGGAACTGCGCACTCACGGTATCTCACGGTATCTTATAGATCAATAACGCAAGTCAGGCTCGTTCTGGTTTCCGCAACAGGAATCCCTCCCGGCTTCGACAGTTCCACGCTGGGCTAGCATGTCGAAACGCGCGTGAGCTCACCGGATGACGTTGACATTACTGAAGTACTCTTTGTTGGACCAGCCATCCTCTGGGGGCACTCGAGCCTCGAGTGGTTCTGTTtgctgcggcagaggccgcagtgGCTGCGTGGGGCTGAAGCAGTTGAACAGCTGAAACGTCAGCCTAATGTTTGAGGTGTAGCCTGTGAATGGGTGCTTGATTCGCTGAATGGAGAAGCGATTGATGCACGGCTCCTGCTGCACgactcgctgcaggcggtcGGACAAGAGCGTGGACTCATAAAGCTTCTTCTTTTCGGAATCAAATACTCGTACTTTGAGCCAGGCGATATCAGCAGGATTCTGCTGAGGGACGACTCCCACCACATACCATCCCACTGGGAACCTCCGCTCTCCATTTTGCATGGAGACGTCAATTTGATATGTCTCTTGCGCCAATTCCGGACACGTTACGTGGACAATGAGGGCGTCAGGCCCTCGCAGAATCGCTGTGCAGACCGACGGGTCCTTGCGATTCATCACGACCCCGTCCACCGCGTCGAGGGGGTTAGACATGACGCTGACGACAATGCGGAGCTTGGACTGCGGCAGATCCGGGCCGAAGAACAGCCGGATGAGTGCCATTTCGAGCTCTTTGTTCTTGCCCCACCGCTGAAACTCGGGTCCCACGACGCCTCCAATCATGCGCCGACTGTAGACAGGGGTGGGGAAGCTGAATGTGGAGAGCAGTTCCCTGTTCTTTTTGTCTCTTACAACGAGGCCCCATCCGTGCTTCGCGAGGTACTCTTTGGGACCGTAAGGCTGGCTCCATACCGGACTGAGGTGTCCAAAAGCGGCGAGTGCAGGAACTGTTATGTAGAAGGAGAGTGGCGTCTGCCGTCGCAGGCGCACATCGGCGATTCTGACGGAGGTCCTCCCGTCAACTTCAGTGACTCTGAGCTCCGGTGGCGCACTTGCGAGAAACTCGCGCAGGAAGGGGTCGTAGCGATTCAGCGCCGAAGCCCCTTTCCCGCTGAATAACACGTGCGGGAAGGTGAAATCGACGGTGGTGCCAGTCGAAAAAGTGTTCACGCCAAACGTCAGGTTCAGAAAGAACGGAAAGCTGTCTGACGGGGAGCCGCGGACGATGGTAGGGAGCAGGGGAAGTGGAGGCGTATAGAAAAAGGACTGGTGGCTAATCTTCGGCTTTGATTCTCGTAAACGCTTGTCAATGAAGGGTCGAAACGTCCAACCAATGcactcgtcctcctcgtacAGATCGTTAATGATCTTTTGGTATCTGCAGGAGAGCCACGTGCGCAAGAGAAATAAGAGGCATCGCCTTGCCGCTCTGTCTTGCGAACGATCCCCCCCCCTATGTGGGTACCTCATTAGCCTGTCACATGCTCCAGTCATTTATTCGAACATGCCACGATGACGCTAACATCCAAACATGCAGATCCGGAAGAGCAAGCGGATGCTGCTGAGAAAATAAATAGTTACAAGGGGGCATCATCCACATTTTGAGTAAAAtgcggaagaggagggggCTCAAACTGAAGGTAGACTCCGCCGAACGATAGTGGACGCACCCCCCCTCAAGTTGGAAGTGTCGCACGTACGACTCACGTGTCATCAATAATTGCTTGCTCTTGCTTTTCTTTGAGCGTTTTCGGGTAGCCTGAGGCTATTTGTATGTACCAGAGCGGCACTGCGTTCGTTAGGTTAGAACTTGGCGGATACAAACCGGCGAATTTCAGCGTGAATGCTGTGGGCTGCAACACGGTTACAGAGCAACGCGATTGGATATTCCCTCTTGGTAGTTTTTCCTGTGTCGGAGCCACACCCGCCCCGGAGGTTTTCGTTTTTATGAATGTCCGCGTAGGGAACAGAGTGTGGTTCGACGGGCGAGACAAGCTTTCACAAATCATGCAATGTTCAAGCATGACCGACGTTAGTCGATGATGCAGTTCCACAGTTTTCTGCAGGATCTGAGCCAAGATACATCCCTGGCGTTTTCTGTGGACACACCGGAATATCGCGGGTGATCCCGCTCAAGACAAGCTTCCGTGCAGGGGGCTCATtctcgcgcagcgtctcgtAGGCCATCTCGCAATAGCGGAAGTACCCGTCGGTCTCCACAGTCTCGCATGCCTGGAAGAGATCCCAGCAATCCCGAACTTTATTGGAAGTCAGCCACACAGGTTTGCCCTCGAAGGGCTGAACCCAAGCTGTCTCGCCGGAGGAGCAGGCCGGACCTGGAAGCGTTAGATGCAGCTGGGGGTCAACCTCCGCTGCGCACGACACCACACCCTCAAGCGTCACATATAACCTTTTAAAGGAGACCCCTGGACTTTGTCACCTGGCATTGCCACAAAAAGCAGCCAGCGACACGCTGGCGCCAGTGTAACGGTATTTCCCAGCATATGTTTTACAGTGAAGACCTCAACGTCTTTAGATACACACGGCGTGGTCTGGGGCGGCGACTCGCCAGAGCACTTCCGGAGCGGATACGCATGCACTACCTACCCACGAACGCATCATGAGCAAGGGCCTTCCGCACACCTGATGCAGACCTCGCCATCGCTCCCATGTGGAAAAGTGTCACCCTTGTTCCATGGCGGTGGAAAGATGGGGGCAGGCCTCACACTACTCGTCACGAGAAGTCGTGCGGCGGAGGGGTCGGAGCACCTGCTGCCGCACTCAGTTTGCGGGCGGGGGTGTGCAGGGCCAAATTGGGAAAGCGGGTACAAGAGCATTGATTTCCGCGCTGTTCAAAGTGGCTGCGGCGACTGTCCTTAGTTCTTGCTGTCGTTGCTTACCGACAAccctctgccgcgcaggGGCAACCCGGGCTGTGAACGTGTAATTTGCTCCGCCCATTCCAGAGCCGCCTTCGAGGCGGATGCCATTGACGACCAGAGGgttccgcagcggcggaaggaaCTTCATGAACAGCTGAAGGCAGCCACAAAAAGTAGAGCACGCCTAGGTTTGCCGAACTGTGAGGTCTTACATGCGCCAGTTTAACATATTTCACACACAATCGCTCCTTTTTTCATGTGAGTGCGTGCTGGTCCGCCCGACCCTGCCTTGTCTGTAGGCTCACAGCCCTTTAGGTTTTGTTGGATCCAGTGCCTCAAAGACCTAGGAGATCTGGTGGTGCCTCCCACCCCCCTGTCGCATATTCTGTGTGTAATGAGCGTCGAGAAATGGGAAACCTGGATTAAATATCCGACATGCCAACAAAGTAGATTCACTCCACTAGGGAGAAAGGGGAAGAGCCACGATTCGCTCCGTGAACTCCAGTGGCGCACGAATTTCCGTCTTACTTGACTTGTCTTCTTCTGGATGGCTTCCCCGATGTTGTACTTAAGTTGATACACGTCCTCATAGCCATCGTACAGCCGTAGCTGGGAGTGCTCCATTGGCTGTTCTAACAGTTGCAGTCTCCTGTCACGTGGCGCCGACGTTTGCGCACACAGCACAGTCAGAGTGCCTGTTACAGCTCTACAGCGCAAAACATTCCGTGTAAGGGCCGTCGAAGCTGGAGGGTTGTTGATACCCTCTTGTATATCTGGATGATTCGCTCGCCACTCGTTTGCTACTCAGGACTCGCGCATCTCTGAAGTAGCTGTACCATCTTTTGAAGGGTCACCGGTCCGTGAGGCTCGCCAGCTCAACACCTTCATTCATAGAGATAGACGTGAGACTCCCTGCCCccacgcggagaagcgcgtatatatatgtcagGATGTGCACTGAGCCTTGGTAGACAACACAGCTTCTGTCCTGCGCTCGGTACTGTGGCGACTTTTTTTCAGCTGCCCTGCTGAAGCGCAGCGAATGCACCTGATACGAGATGGGGCGCTTGGCTATCGCTCGCGAACTCCCGAGAGGCTCGGCTCACCAATCTTCTTGCATGGAAGTcggcgagggggggacgTCGACATAGACGACCAGCTGAACCTCTTTTGGCGGGATCCACAAAAGGTTTTTCACATCCTTGAGCGTGCCGCTTGGGAAGCCTGCAgcccagcagccgcgcagaacGGGGACTGCATCAGAGTTCCTCTCTGTCGACCCCCGTGCAGCAAAGCTAGCGTTGCGGACCGCCGTATGGGCGCCATCACAGGACTTCAGCAGCGAATAAACAATAATGGTACCGCTGGGAATTTCATGTGTGCGTCTTGACAAGAGGTGGGTCGCACAAGGGCGATGCTTCATCAACTGGTAGCTCACGTGCACCTAGAGCCACTGTTAGTCGTTTTCTAATGTGCTTACTTCGTTGTTTTCGATGCCCTTCACAGATGAAGAGAGCACAGTAGTCCAGACCACATGCGGTATCAGGCGGGCAGTCAGGTGAGAAAGGAGGCAGCAACTCAGGCGGAAGCTGGAGTTCTTGGTCAAAGATGTCTGTATCCTCGGTGGCGGCAGCGGTGAGGGCTTCAGAGAATGGCTTGGCTGTTTTCAGCCGACTTTTGGCGCGTTTGACCTCGAGGATGCCGTCGGCGGAGACACCATGCTTCTGAAATATCTGGCGCACGACGTTTTCCGTATTCGGCGGCAGCGGTTCACACGCGCCCAAGCGCCGTTCTGGGTGCGGATGCAGAGGCGGGTGCGCTGGGTGTTTTACGCGATGCGTGCCCGTAGGGTGCCGGACGACTTTTGGAGGCGTCGAAAGCTCCAAAGGGAAGGCTGACCATAGGGGATGCGTCAAAGGCTCAtggcgcgcccgtcgcggaTTGGAAGACTCGCGAAAAGACGCAGCAGAATCTGACTGGTCAGAGTCACGTACTATGTCTAGAGGTTGCTCAACGCGTCCAGCGAGCCTTCGACGCCGACTCAAAGGACCTGTCCCTTCGATGTCCGTATCCGACGGCCAGTAGGAGGATTCGGTTCGCGGGAGCTCCAGCTTGACTTGTCGCACTTCTGCAGGCAGAAAGATACGGCAAGGAACGTGTGGCGGTGGGCGGGCCGTCGCGCCATTGTTCTGGAGAATAATTCAGTGCATCCGCCACTCTCTTGTGAGGCCTCTTGATGCCTCTTGCGATAAAAGGTGCTGTGTAGGCAGCCGACGAGTCAACGAGTCACTCCGGAGTGTCCGGTCGGTCTCTTTCAGCTTGGAGCCTTTGACTGGAAGGAAAGAGCCCGAGTCGACAGACGGTACCGAAAACGTCATTCTGTTGGAATGCGCGCTACCGGGGTATGTACGCGTCCTCGCGTCCGCTGAACTTTGCTCAACACTGAACTCGTTGATACTGAATCAGACCAAACACGGCCTGCCGTGTGCCAACTTCCGAGAACAAGCATGCCTTCGCCAGGCCTAAGTTACCGAAAACTTACTAAAGCCACTACTAATCAGCGCTCTTAGCTTGAAGCGCGAACCCATATAGCCCCTTGGAAGCGGAACGAAGCTCATCACTAGTCGGTGGTTCTTAGCACCCCAGTAGTGGGTGGTATCCTGCTCACCGAAAGTAAGGACACCCACAGGATCCGAGGATGGAATGGTGGTGGCAGCCCAGTTCGGATCCCTGGCTATCACAAAGACAACTTAAAACTCGGAGGAAACAGGCGCGTCATGCGAGCGATGACATGCAGTGGTCACAGGGACCTTGACCTCTCTGCATACCCCCTCCGACCTTACCTCAGCGTCTGTGAAGAATTTGTCGTCAGCGGAGGGTATTTTGTCTTGCGCTTTATACACTAGGGGAGGATAATCGTAAGTTGTAGCTCGAGCAAGTCCGGCAGAAGCGAAGCACGGTGCCAGCACAAGCAAGAGACACCTGAAACTCCAGACGCAGTCCCGTTGACTTCCTCTATTTCGACGCCTTGAATGAGGTACACAGCGAAGGGGCGACGCAGATCGCCTTCTACATATCTCGAAGTCAATGGTCGCTGACAACTGATCGTTGCGTGCCGGTTGCCGCAAGACTCCGGAACTCGTTTCTCTggtcgtctcctcctcgctcgacGTACGGGCAGCCTgcccttctccttcctcccaGCAGGAGAGAGCCGACTCTCCACACGGCAGAACATTGatcctgcttcttcttggACATGGCGACCCTTCTTGCGGACGGCAGATGATACAGGTGCAACATCTATCGGTGGGAATTGACTCGAGAGAGACCGCCCGCATGGAGCGGTTTATGACGCGACATCGCGGAAGTGAGAACTGTTCCTCAAGTCTTGAGGATGCATGAGACCTGCTGCGAacgagcggcggcgtccgTGTCGGTCGTGCAAAAGTGCTGCAGCCTTTTTGCTGCGACTGCACTGCGGGATGAAGCGATACCGTTGAACGCGGGACTGAGAGGCATAtcgctcgccctcccgcTGAGCACGAGGATTTACTCCTGGAGGCCGCATCCATGACGGTGGATAATGCCGGGTCCGGTGTTGTCAGAAGGTCTTTAGCTCCGTTTTTTTGGACCAATGAGAAGCCATTAGACATCCGGTACGGTCTGTTCTTGCGTTTTCAACGTCGCGAGACGGTAGGCTCTCTGAGCTGAATGAGGCAGCCACTACAGGTCGTTGAAACAGTTGAGCAAGTCGATGCCCAAAGAGAACAGCCCTCTACACTATTTTGAAACGCGAGGTTTGGACTAGGTGTTGAATACTAGTGTGCAGAGGAGCCTGCTGAAAGCGTGTGCGGCGGACTGCTTTTCACCCGCGGTGTGCCGCAACGGCGCCTGTTTGTCCCGTGTACCTAGACACGGACTCGGCAGCATTTAGCCCAAACCCCGCAAGACTGCGAAGATGCTACTGCAGTACCCTCCTTGTAAACGCTATCAATGGGAGCCTGCGTACGTGCGAGGGCTCTGTCCGCCAAGTGTcagggcgacagcgcgcgtcgctggaaGGCACGGTGcgcaagaaaaaaagagggCTTGATATAAAAAGCCTGCAGACCACTTCTCTGTCTGGAAGAGGATGGCCTGCGCCGACGGCCTTCCAGGCAAGGAATGCACTAAGGGAACAAGCGGCACATTGCTTTCCATCGTGTGTCGCGAAAGGCGCACCCGAGACAGAACGCCGAACTGTCTCGTGTTccggcggtcgccgctgcgtttTCGCGTCTTTGTCTCCGAGATATGCTGCGTCTGAATATCGTTTGCTTCGCCTTTTCGTCGAGTTCTGTTGATTTCACTGGTGCCGGGAAAGAGGAAAGCAGCGGGTGGAACAACGTGGAGGATTTGGATGGGCGATTCCCAGCGCTGAACTGGATCGCAcctctcgcacgcgcgcagTACTAACAACTGGCTAGTCACACAAAGTAAATGCTGTCTGTCTCGTTTCCTCCGGTGTGCTCCACGCCTCGGAATCCGAGAAGTTGCAAGACCGCTTGAGGTAAGGGCGAATTTCCGTCTACACTGCTACTATTTCTGAATGTTCTCCAAATTCACGTTAAAAGGGTTGACAATGAGTTCAAATCACGGAGATGGCAAAGTCAGCTGCACTTGCCGCGAGCCGTTTTttgcggcgcgcgactgcATGTCCCCTCGATGGCACACTTCACGGTCAACCTACCATAAAACAGCAGTGCAGCAGAGACTGACTTTCTCGCTCTGTTTGCAGCATCCTTTGGTGCAGGGGTGAAAAAACTGACTAAAATACGGACCGCAGGGACGGCGTTATACAAGACTAGAACAGTACTGCCAAGACGTGTACATTGGTGTGTctcgccagagagagaggaagaaaaaggggCGACAAGGCAATCGGTTTCCTCTCACGCTCCAATAGAGAATGCCTCTAGTTGAGTGCGCTTGCTAGAACTGGAAGCCCTGAAACGATCGCAGACGGGACAGCGATGCGAGAGTCATCAGCTGCACTACACATTATCTCTCACCAACAGTGGCTCACGCCATATCCGCTTTCCCGACGAATGTGGGGAGATTGGGAGAAACAGATTCGCCCACAAAACCAACAGAGCAATAAATCCCCTAGATTTCTCCACATGACTCCCAATGATCTTTTGGTTCCTACAATTCCGTTACTACTAGGCTGCTTCCCCCTGGCAGACACTTCTCTCCGCCCATTTTGCCTTAACGCATACGCCTCGAGGGTCACTCAGCGCAGCCACATCTACTGCGTAGCCGCCCGCGAAAATCAAACAGAAGAGTTTGTTCGCGAGTTAACCCTGACTTCCACCGCTTCTCCGTGGTGAGAGCATCACCACACAGCACGTCGCAGGTGTTGTCGGCATTCTTGTTCGCGTTTTCCCTTCTCCGTATTCAAAGCTGTGTCCTCTCACACCAACAGGGACGTCTCGAGACTCGCCACCAGCAAAGGTATAGAAAGCGCCCATCGCGCTGCGTTGACACATTGTTAAGTTCGGCAGTCGTCC from Besnoitia besnoiti strain Bb-Ger1 chromosome X, whole genome shotgun sequence encodes the following:
- a CDS encoding hypothetical protein (encoded by transcript BESB_018570), with amino-acid sequence MEHSQLRLYDGYEDVYQLKYNIGEAIQKKTSQACETVETDGYFRYCEMAYETLRENEPPARKLVLSGITRDIPPTAFTLKFAGLYPPSSNLTNAVPLWYIQIASGYPKTLKEKQEQAIIDDTYQKIINDLYEEDECIGWTFRPFIDKRLRESKPKISHQSFFYTPPLPLLPTIVRGSPSDSFPFFLNLTFGVNTFSTGTTVDFTFPHVLFSGKGASALNRYDPFLREFLASAPPELRVTEVDGRTSVRIADVRLRRQTPLSFYITVPALAAFGHLSPVWSQPYGPKEYLAKHGWGLVVRDKKNRELLSTFSFPTPVYSRRMIGGVVGPEFQRWGKNKELEMALIRLFFGPDLPQSKLRIVVSVMSNPLDAVDGVVMNRKDPSVCTAILRGPDALIVHVTCPELAQETYQIDVSMQNGERRFPVGWYVVGVVPQQNPADIAWLKVRVFDSEKKKLYESTLLSDRLQRVVQQEPCINRFSIQRIKHPFTGYTSNIRLTFQLFNCFSPTQPLRPLPQQTEPLEARVPPEDGWSNKEYFSNVNVIRPNRPDQRATGRAPLRQAMENLAQHGGSGTCSTVKGPAADVTSVLTDLNRLDPPHNLNLMKQPSLLPSSPTLAAASVYYNFATRDEAGLPRPPAMRKDAPAHRNPMSVHVATRDTGEMKDAKWTHPSARIHVHILVDEVALSEEAMNAFKRFIARKIRDPKTGTLCRKDKNVFCSVYSWTHASKAVAWDTETPLAESDFSDDSISPDSGAWDVFNQLRTLVNHATTVKCGGNAARMNWVILITHYISAMNYELEVTAANPSVYTLHERDAEPVHAVVIGWNPELPEKPKFLQERLEALPFSDVRRVFVGAMQDTRMRAVAQEPVFITFIFPETTQYLAGHVAAMQNLEELLFLIQEEYADSFVTVDICRHPLPPEGYKFGDYVNTRTSSEDLVRPIDLLYNGIVFDRVNWTISRAEVGVYTAAKLSWQFDMACDGELAKQETK
- a CDS encoding hypothetical protein (encoded by transcript BESB_018580), which codes for MLHLYHLPSARRVAMSKKKQDQCSAVWRVGSLLLGGRRRAGCPCLLLVLAPCFASAGLARATTYDYPPLVYKAQDKIPSADDKFFTDAEDTTHYWGAKNHRLVMSFVPLPRGYMGSRFKLRALISSGFKVRQVKLELPRTESSYWPSDTDIEGTGPLSRRRRLAGRVEQPLDIVRDSDQSDSAASFRESSNPRRARHEPLTHPLWSAFPLELSTPPKVVRHPTGTHRVKHPAHPPLHPHPERRLGACEPLPPNTENVVRQIFQKHGVSADGILEVKRAKSRLKTAKPFSEALTAAATEDTDIFDQELQLPPELLPPFSPDCPPDTACGLDYCALFICEGHRKQRSKHIRKRLTVALGARFPSGTLKDVKNLLWIPPKEVQLVVYVDVPPSPTSMQEDW